A window of Saccharomyces paradoxus chromosome XI, complete sequence contains these coding sequences:
- the YJU3 gene encoding acylglycerol lipase (Monoglyceride lipase (MGL)~similar to YKL094W), which produces MAPYPYKVQTTVPDLQYENFDGAKFGYMLWPVQNGTNVVKGRVLLIHGFGEYTKIQFRLMDHLSLNGYESFTFDQRGAGVTSPGKSKGVTDEYHVFNDLEHFVEKNLSECKAKGIPLFMWGHSMGGGICLNYACQGKHKNEISGYIGSGPLIILHPHTMYNKPTQIIAPLLAKFLPRVRIDTGLDLKGVTSDKEYRAFLGSDPMSVPLYGSFRQIHDFMQRGARLYKNENNYIQKNFAKNKPVIIMHGQDDTINDPKGSEKFIQDCPSVDKEVKLYPGARHSIFSLETDEVFSTVFNDMKQWLDQHTTAKAKP; this is translated from the coding sequence ATGGCTCCGTATCCATACAAAGTGCAAACGACAGTGCCCGATCTCCAATATGAGAACTTTGATGGTGCTAAATTCGGGTATATGTTATGGCCCGTCCAAAATGGCACCAATGTGGTCAAAGGTAGAGTTTTACTGATCCATGGGTTTGGCGAGTATACGAAAATTCAATTCCGCCTTATGGACCACTTATCCCTCAATGGTTACGAGTCATTCACATTTGATCAAAGGGGCGCCGGTGTTACATCACCAGGAAAATCGAAAGGCGTAACTGATGAGTACCATGTGTTTAACGATCTGGAACATTTTGTGGAGAAGAACTTAAGTGAATGTAAGGCTAAAGGTATTCCGTTGTTTATGTGGGGACATTCGATGGGTGGTGGTATCTGCCTAAATTATGCATGCCAAGGTAAGCACAAAAACGAAATAAGTGGATATATCGGATCAGGCCCATTAATAATTTTACATCCGCATACTATGTATAATAAACCAACTCAAATAATTGCTCCACTATTGGCAAAGTTTTTGCCAAGGGTAAGGATCGATACTGGTCTAGATCTGAAAGGAGTTACATCCGATAAGGAGTATCGTGCTTTCCTGGGAAGCGATCCTATGTCTGTTCCATTGTATGGGTCGTTTAGGCAGATACACGATTTTATGCAACGTGGTGCCAGGCTCTAcaagaatgaaaataatTACATTCAGAAGAACTTCGCTAAAAATAAACCTGTCATTATTATGCATGGGCAAGACGACACAATTAACGATCCTAAGGGCTCTGAAAAGTTCATCCAGGACTGTCCTTCTGTTGACAAAGAAGTTAAGTTGTACCCGGGTGCAAGACACTCGATCTTCTCGCTAGAGACAGATGAAGTTTTCAGCACGGTGTTCAATGATATGAAACAATGGCTGGACCAACATACTACGGCCAAAGCCAAACCATAG
- a CDS encoding phosphatidylinositol/phosphatidylcholine-binding protein (phosphatidylinositol/phosphatidylcholine transfer protein~similar to YKL091C) — protein MTTSILDTYPQICSPNALPGTPGNLTKEQEEALLQFRSILLERNYKERLDDSTLLRFLRARKFDINASVEMFVETERWREEYGANTIIEDYENNKEAEDKERIKLAKIYPQYYHHVDKDGRPLYFEELGGINLKKMYKITTEKQMLRNLVKEYELFSRYRVPACSRRAGYLIETSCTVLDLKGISLSNAYHVLSYIKDVADISQNYYPERMGKFYIIHSPFGFSTMFKMVKPFLDPVTVSKIFILGSSYKKELLKQIPIENLPVKYGGTSVLHNPNDRFCYSDIGPWRDPRYIGPEGEIPNIFGKFTVTS, from the coding sequence ATGACAACTAGTATACTCGACACTTATCCTCAAATATGCTCCCCCAACGCTTTGCCAGGCACTCCTGGCAATTTGACTAAGGAGCAAGAGGAAGCGCTTTTGCAATTCAGGTCAATCCTGTTAGAGAGGAATTACAAAGAGAGATTAGATGATTCTACACTATTGCGATTTCTAAgagcaagaaaatttgatatcAATGCTAGCGTTGAGATGTTTGTAGAAACTGAACGATGGAGGGAAGAATACGGTGCCAACACTATTATCGAGGATTATGAAAACAACAAGGAAGCTgaagacaaagaaagaatcAAGTTGGCCAAAATTTACCCTCAGTACTATCATCATGTTGATAAGGATGGGAGACCATTATACTTCGAAGAACTGGGGGGAATcaatttaaagaaaatgtacAAGATTACCACCGAAAAACAGATGCTAAGAAACTTAGTAAAGGAGTACGAATTATTTTCCAGATATCGGGTCCCAGCGTGTTCGAGAAGGGCTGGCTACCTTATTGAAACTTCGTGCACTGTGCTAGATCTGAAGGGTATCTCACTATCTAATGCGTACCATGTGCTTTCCTATATTAAAGACGTCGCTGATATCAGCCAAAACTATTATCCTGAGAGAATGGGTAAATTCTATATTATACACAGTCCATTTGGTTTTTCGACAATGTTCAAGATGGTCAAACCCTTCTTGGACCCAGTAACCGtgtcaaaaatatttattcttGGCTCTTCTTACAAAAAGGAATTGTTAAAACAAATTCCTATTGAGAACTTGCCTGTTAAATATGGTGGTACATCCGTCTTGCACAACCCTAATGATAGGTTCTGCTATTCCGATATTGGTCCCTGGAGAGATCCTAGATACATCGGACCAGAAGGTGAAATTCCTAACATCTTTGGTAAATTTACTGTTACCAGTTGA
- the BUD2 gene encoding GTPase-activating protein BUD2 (GTPase activating factor for Rsr1p/Bud1p~similar to YKL092C), whose translation MSSNNEPAPSRKSYFKLNEFLSNVKHYKNTFKGEIQWCNNLSLNDWKTHYLQITNTGALTHSIDELTADSTNIQPIIKHLQQCEIEIIRDTQSTFKDINANCNFITQVNTLGKDNKVYLRVKSWNDFKKLLTCLIWWSSMKTNGIFNKFQVSPPREFKKKKMGKPESLLVYKLNVFGPIVKNIALPPATNTLGNHDLINNDNNGVGWFSAMGVLKSDGTLDLLLQSDGSLIYSLNINQLLKSEIRILDSSVLQNENCLFLGELPLLRNQLDLEKFRIENISSSNNNSIDIPQEIIIEFPLRIDLEDCFVALQSYARSEYLSVIGSDKSNDMKISNSFKISILEANFQSINLNDKNNTPWSIFTDITAWGHTWARTSMVPNSPNPFWREEFKFNELLRLTDSYLEIKQLFQDPNNKKRLRLIGKIKITQEIINDTKYNKETRLPVMDIDNQNFQIGTICIKISSNLNFILPSTNFIKLEKLLINANLSMVSNLIYKSSSSMENDNKLTQTSIIFLDIFQSLSRIEEWLHVLIDKELAKIDGTVSRINQKNLDSRHIFNSLFRGNSILTKSIEQYFFRVGSEYLNKALSGILKEIIESNKSCELDPTRIKEKDEAKKGKIIGDNYKRLYSWVTKIWKRLYVTSNDLPIEIRNVLKIFRQKLEIICIDDTLQIILNGISGLLFLRFFCPVILNPKLFKYVSQNLNETSRRNLTLISKVLLNLSTLTQFANKEPWLMKMNNFIDKRHNELLDYIDKMTQKKLDFNSKILNLSSTISRPKLAIDQVTLNDLPQIPYLIDKNLRETEFVNLIVNFSQENMIRMEKYNHTDSDGKRDLKEEEGLLNGSSINLSMDKKDLDSPVEVKPEIGELEFEKITENNTEVFGDDLMNLLKSDDVGPKNKGLDSGTNSSVIFNSIIPKTEEENYMMKELEQESCLLYNRIDHVRKRLSDYECASSTLFEDKKYSISLSHKIFYEEVKEGKKIVLKLLSKPASEYSSARLQKFFTKGVPSKSNNSIGDSHSRFLSIDVHDESPKSKNRTSLHGAPSDNGAKDDHLILPTSQGKGSLGNRFSPTKLSRIMRKPPNADVPKEQSSRKLTRWFKKKKETEGT comes from the coding sequence ATGAGCTCTAATAATGAACCGGCCCCAAGTCGAAAATcatatttcaaattgaacGAATTTTTGTCCAACGTTAAACATTACAAGAACACTTTTAAAGGCGAGATTCAGTGGTGTAATAACCTTTCATTAAACGATTGGAAGACACACTATCTTCAGATTACCAATACGGGCGCGCTAACACATTCAATCGACGAGTTGACAGCAGATTCCACTAATATTCAGCCAATTATCAAGCATTTACAGCAATGTGAAATTGAGATTATTAGGGATACACAATccactttcaaagatattaATGCAAATTGTAACTTTATAACTCAAGTGAATACCTTAGGTAAGGATAATAAAGTCTACCTCCGAGTTAAAAGTTGGAAcgatttcaagaaattattaaCGTGTTTGATCTGGTGGAGCTCAATGAAGACAAACGGTATATTTAATAAGTTCCAAGTATCGCCACCTCGtgaattcaaaaagaaaaaaatgggaaaacCAGAAAGTTTGCTGGTTTACAAATTAAATGTCTTTGGGCCCATTGTTAAAAACATCGCTCTTCCGCCGGCAACAAATACCTTAGGCAACCATGACTTaattaataatgataataacgGAGTGGGCTGGTTTTCTGCTATGGGAGTTCTTAAATCAGACGGCACGTTAGATCTCCTTTTACAAAGTGATGGCTCTCTGATTTACTCGTTAAACATTAATCAGCTTTTAAAATCAGAGATAAGAATCCTAGATTCTTCTgttttacaaaatgaaaattgtTTGTTTTTAGGTGAATTGCCATTGCTAAGAAACCAGTTGGACCTCGAAAAATTTCGTATAGAAAATATTAGCAGTTCTAACAATAACTCTATTGATATTCCtcaagaaattattatAGAATTTCCCTTAAGAATAGACTTGGAGGATTGTTTTGTAGCGTTACAGTCATACGCCAGGTCAGAATATTTATCTGTTATTGGTTCAGATAAATCAAACGATATGAAGATATCGAATAGCTTTAAGATTTCTATTTTGGAAGCTAACTTTCAGTCAATCAATTTGAATGACAAGAATAATACGCCATGGTCAATATTCACAGACATAACAGCTTGGGGTCATACGTGGGCTAGGACATCGATGGTTCCGAATTCCCCAAATCCATTTTGGAGAGAAGAGTTTAAATTTAATGAACTTTTAAGACTTACTGATTCCTATCTGGAAATCAAGCAGTTATTTCAGGATcctaataataaaaaacgGTTACGATTGATTggtaaaataaaaattacCCAAGAGATAATAAACGATACGAAATATAATAAGGAAACTAGACTGCCCGTCATGGACATTGACaaccaaaattttcaaattggaACGATTTGtattaaaatttcttcaaatttgaacttCATTTTGCCGTCAACTAACTTCATTAAATTGGAAAAACTTTTGATTAACGCAAACTTGTCCATGGTTTCAAATCTAATATacaaatcttcttcatcaatggaaaatgataataaattGACGCAAACATCAATAatctttcttgatataTTTCAATCTTTGTCAAGAATAGAAGAATGGCTCCATGTACTTATAGATAAAGAATTGGCTAAAATAGACGGAACAGTTTCAAGGATAAATCAGAAAAATCTAGACTCGAGACATATTTTCAACAGTTTATTCCGTGGTAACTCCATCTTAACAAAATCAATTGAACAATATTTCTTTAGAGTGGGTAGTGAGTATTTGAATAAGGCACTTAGTGGAATACTAAAGGAGATCATTGAGTCAAACAAATCATGTGAATTGGATCCTACcagaataaaagaaaaagatgaagCAAAGAAGGGGAAAATAATAGGCGATAATTACAAAAGGTTGTATTCTTGGGttacaaaaatttggaaaagacTTTATGTAACGAGTAATGACCTACCGATTGAAATAAGAaatgttttgaaaatttttaggCAGAAACTAGAGATAATTTGTATCGATGACACTCTgcaaataattttgaatggTATATCAGGGTTGTTGTTTTTGAGGTTTTTCTGTCCGGTTATATTAAACCCTAAACTGTTCAAATAtgtttctcaaaatttgaacgaaacatcaagaagaaatcttaCCCTAATAAGTAAAGTATTACTTAATTTGTCCACTTTGACACAGTTTGCAAACAAGGAGCCCTggttgatgaagatgaataACTTTATCGATAAAAGACATAATGAGTTACTAGACTACATTGATAAAATGACGCAAAAGAAACTAGATTTCAACTCAAAGATATTGAACTTAAGTTCTACTATTTCGAGACCCAAATTGGCCATTGATCAGGTTACGTTGAATGATTTGCCGCAGATTCCTTATCTAATTGATAAGAATTTGAGAGAGACTGAGTTTGTTAACCTGATTGTTAATTTCAGTCAGGAAAATATGATCAGGatggaaaaatataatcaTACAGATAGTGACGGGAAGAGAGATTTAAAGGAGGAGGAAGGTCTGTTAAACGGTAGCAGCATAAATTTGTCGATGgataaaaaagatttaGATTCACCAGTTGAGGTTAAGCCAGAAATTGGAGAGTTAGAATTTGAGAAAATAACTGAAAATAACACAGAGGTTTTCGGAGACGATTTAATGAATTTGCTGAAAAGCGATGATGTAGGTCCCAAAAACAAAGGCCTGGATAGTGGCACTAACTCTAGCGTCATATTCAATTCTATAATCCCGAAAAcagaagaggaaaactACATgatgaaagaattggaGCAAGAGTCATGTTTACTTTATAATAGGATTGATCATGTTAGAAAACGGTTATCAGATTACGAATGTGCTTCTAGTACTTTGtttgaagacaaaaaaTACTCCATTTCACTCTCgcataaaattttttatgaaGAAGTAAaggagggaaaaaaaattgtccTTAAACTGTTAAGTAAGCCAGCAAGTGAATACTCCTCCGCAAGATTGCAGAAGTTCTTCACGAAAGGTGTCCCTAGTAAATCTAATAACAGCATTGGAGATAGTCACAGTAGATTTTTGAGTATTGATGTACATGATGAAAGTCCCAAGAGTAAGAACAGAACATCGTTACATGGGGCGCCATCCGACAATGGAGCCAAGGACGATCATTTGATACTTCCAACCTCGCAAGGTAAAGGTAGTTTGGGTAATAGATTTTCTCCGACGAAGTTATCTAGGATAATGAGGAAACCTCCTAACGCAGATGTACCTAAAGAACAAAGTTCCCGTAAGTTGACAAGATGGtttaagaagaagaaagaaacagaGGGAACTTGA
- the MBR1 gene encoding Mbr1p (Protein involved in mitochondrial functions and stress response~similar to YKL093W) — MRMEKPRDKPLSAGDMNDYCSQGSMDDIDCLNFFERAVQDPCCEACDTEDADEELRAKLSNFNFQSDSSPCSGKCQPTLNPLCKIDEALPARSELAPSRNGSVSEANSDTNSIASSIHDPTDSKYGGMPSLRKAKTTSYFTSSSSNKTTMRNPLKKCSTNVNGLLVNGRSSSSSRQSIPELFSGACTKKKNSVLLKSETPHSEFSSNSLQHSNTRSFSLPRSRSRSSAIAIPTHLYGLEKYVSPELDTLTADPEDSIGSSLNNRHRKASSCCPNDAGVTNSSLPHSNNSSSLNFPLGTNTNQYHQPRQSLQQQQFSKPGFGAGRKKSFIEMSLASSFAG; from the coding sequence ATGAGGATGGAAAAGCCAAGAGACAAACCACTTTCCGCAGGAGATATGAATGACTACTGTTCTCAGGGTTCGATGGATGATATAGACTGTTTGAACTTTTTCGAAAGAGCTGTTCAGGACCCATGTTGTGAGGCCTGTGACACAGAGGATGCAGATGAAGAACTGAGAGCAAAGCTCAGTAACTTTAATTTTCAGTCTGATTCATCCCCCTGTAGTGGTAAATGCCAACCGACGTTGAATCCACTGTGTAAAATAGATGAAGCACTCCCAGCGAGGTCAGAATTAGCTCCATCGAGAAACGGCTCGGTATCTGAGGCAAATTCTGATACAAATTCTATAGCTTCTTCTATCCATGACCCTACCGACTCTAAATATGGAGGCATGCCCAGCTTGAGGAAGGCCAAAACGACGTCCTACTTcacttcatcttcgtcaaaCAAGACTACAATGAGAAATCCactaaaaaaatgcagTACCAATGTAAATGGCCTTTTAGTAAACGGGAGGAGCTCAAGCTCTTCCAGACAGTCTATACCAGAGTTGTTTAGTGGTGCGTGtacgaaaaagaaaaatagcGTATTGCTTAAAAGCGAAACGCCACATTCGGAATTCTCTAGCAACTCACTTCAACACTCCAATACAAGGTCGTTTTCCTTACCTAGGTCAAGATCGAGGTCTTCTGCCATTGCAATACCTACACATTTGTATGGTTTAGAAAAATACGTTTCACCCGAGTTGGACACTTTGACTGCTGACCCAGAAGATAGCATTGGAAGTTCTCTAAATAATAGGCATCGCAAAGCTTCATCCTGTTGTCCAAATGATGCGGGGGTCACAAACTCATCATTACCACATTCGAATAATTCTTCATCGCTGAATTTTCCTTTGGGTACAAATACGAATCAATACCACCAACCAAGGCAGTCAttacaacagcagcaattTTCGAAACCAGGCTTTGGCGctggaaggaaaaaatcttttattgAGATGTCATTGGCAAGTTCATTTGCAGGCTAA